A region of the Spirochaeta isovalerica genome:
TATTTTCCCTTATCAAGCATAATCAGCGTTATATCTATTCGTCTCTTTATCTGGAAGGAGCTTATATCTCTTATAAAAAACGGACTGACCTTCGTCGGTTCCTTTCTTCGGGAAAACATAAATTCCGCCGATGGATCAATACGCCCCAGCATCTGGCTGCGGAAAAGCTCTTTAAAAGTTTCAGAGATAAGGTGGGCGGCCGACTCCGCGTTGCCGTCTGCGGCGCCGGGTCTCTCCCCCTCTACCTCGATGAGCTGTTCAATTCCATCGGCATACCTATCGTAAATGCCTACGGGATGACAGAGACGGCTCCCGGACTGTTGTCCAGGGAGATTCACAGAAATACTTACGGATCGACGGGCATCCCCTTCGCCAATACGGAAATAAAGCTGTTGAAAGAGGACGGATCGGTTCCCGAGGTCGGTGAGAAGGGGATCCTTTATGCCAGAGGACCCCAGGTTATGCAAGGCTATTACAAAAATCCTGCGGCTACCGAAGCTGTCCTGGATTCCGAGGGCTGGATGAACACCGGTGATATCGCCGTTCAGTCTGAAAACGGTGAATATGTCATCGTCGGCCGGTTCAAGGACACAATCGTGCTGTCCGGGGGAGAAAACGTCGAGCCGGAAAATATTGAATCGAAGATGAAAGAAAGCGCCTATATCGATCACGCCGTAGTTCTGGGACAGGACAGGAAACAGCTGACAGCGCTGGTGGCTATGAATGAAGAGGAGCTGATGAATCTGGCGGCCCGTCTTAAGCTCAGGGAAGGGGATTATCTGGTTTCCGATGAACAGGCCATAGAGAACCCCCATATTCTCGATCATGTAAAGAAAGAGATAGACCGGCTTATTTCAAAAGAACAGGGTTTTAAAGCTTTCGAAAAAATCTCTAAAGTCCTTCTTGTCCGCAATAGCTTCACGATCGGCAGGGAGCTGACTCAGAGTTTGAAAGTGAAACGGAAATATGTCGAGGAAAAATATCAGAACCTTATTCATAAACTGCATATTGACGTAGGTAGAAAACGTAAAAAGTAAGCTTGCAAATTACGGCAGTCAAAATACTTGACGTTTTTTTAGTCTCTTTAGTATTTTATTGACATCAATTAGACAACAGAGGAAACGATGGCCAAGAAAGAAGAAATGGCACCGGAAGAGTCCGTACAGGATCAGAACGCGAATATTGATGAGGAATCTTCCAATGTGGAACAGGTCGTTCCCGAAGAAAAGGCTTCTGCGGAAGAGGAATCATCAGAAGAAGAGAACAAAGAGCTCACAGATGAAGACAGAATTGTTCTGCTTGAAGCTGAAATAGAGAAACTGAAAGAGGAGAACAGTTCTCTTAAGGATCAGTATCTCAGAAAACACGCCGATTTTGAAAATTTCAGACGGCGGATGAACAAAGAAAAGCAGGATTCCATCAAATACGGGAATTCCGGGCTTCTCAAAGACCTGATCGAAGTGATCGATAATTTCGAGAGAGCGATTAAAACCTCTGCAGAGTCCGATGATCTGGCTTCTTTCCGGGAGGGAATCGCCATGATCGAGCAGCACTTCACCTCCATGCTCAGCAGCAAGTGGGGTCTTGAGAAAATTGAGGCTGTCGGACAGGAGTTCGATGCCAATCTTCACGAAGCTCTTATGATGGAAGACTCGGAAGATGTTGAAGTTACCACGGTCGTTGAAGATTTTCAGACCGGGTACAAACTGCATGACAGGATTTTAAGGCCGACTAAAGTTAAGGTCGCCAAACCTGCTGCAAAAGACGCCACATAAGTGATCTTCGGCGCAGCGCCGATTTTCTGTTTATGAGACGCCTTTAGAAAAGAAAAAAAGAATTCATTATTTGGGGATTATTTAAGGAGTAATTAAAATGGGACGTATTATTGGTATTGACCTGGGAACCACAAACTCTTGTGTAGCGGTCATGGAAGGCGGAGAAGCCGTTGTTATCCAGAATGAAGAGGGACAGAGAACTACCCCCTCGATGGTTGCTTTTACAGATAAAGACGAGAGACTGGTTGGTCAGCCCGCCAAGAACCAGATGGTAACCAACCCTGAAAACACAATTTATTCAATCAAAAGATTTATGGGGAGACAGTTCAAAGAGGTCGGTGAAGAACTCGGAATGATCCCTTACCACGCTACGGAAGGCCCCAATGGCGATGTTCGCGTCGATATTAAAGGGAAGCATCAGTCTCCTCCCGAAATATCTGCGGCTATTCTGCAGAAAATGAAAAAAACAGCCGAAGACTACCTCGGAGAAACCATTACCGAAGCGGTTATCACGGTTCCCGCTTATTTTAATGACTCTCAGAGACAGGCTACGAAAGATGCCGGTAAAATCGCCGGACTCGATGTAAAGAGAATCGTTAACGAGCCGACAGCAGCGGCGCTTTCCTACGGTTTCGGAAAAGAGAATAAGGAAGAGAAAATCGCCGTATACGACCTCGGAGGCGGTACGTTCGATATTTCCATTCTCGATCTCGGAGATGGTGTTTTCGAAGTAAGGTCTACCAATGGTGACACTCACCTCGGTGGAGACAACTTCGACCAGAAGATCATTGACTGGCTTGTCAGCAACTTCAAAAAAGATCAGGGAATCGACCTTTCCAAAGACAGAATGGCTCTCCAGAGACTGAAAGAAGCGGCTGAGAAGGCGAAGAAAGAGCTTTCTTCCACTCAGGCGACTGATATCAATCTGCCTTTTATCACGGCAGATGCTTCCGGTCCCAAACACCTTCAGTACAACCTCACCAGATCGGCCTTTGAGCAGATGACTGAGGATCTCGTCGAGAGAACAAGAATCCCCTGTGAAAAAGCTCTGAAAGATGCGGGATACAATCCTTCCGATATCGATCAGGTTATTCTTGTCGGAGGTTCCACGAGAATCCCCGCCGTACAGAAAATCGTTAAAGAAATTTTCGGAAAAGATCCCCATAAAGGTGTTAACCCCGATGAGGTTGTTGCAATGGGTGCCGCCATTCAGGGTGGTGTCCTCGGCGGAGATGTTAACGACATCCTCCTTCTCGACGTAACGCCTCTTTCTCTGGGAATCGAAACACTCGGCGGTGTCAGCACGAAACTGATCGAGAGAAATACGACCATTCCTACAAAGAAAAGCCAGATTTTCTCTACGGCGGCTGACAATCAGAATGCCGTTTCTATCCATGTCCTTCAAGGTGAAAGAGAAATGGCTGCGGCCAACAGAACTCTCGGACGCTTTGACCTGACAGACATTCCTCCCGCGCCGAGAGGCGTTCCCCAGATCGAGGTAACTTTCGATATCGATGCAAACGGTATTGTTCATGTTTCCGCCAAGGACCTGGGTACGGGAAAAGAGCAGAAAATCAGAATCGAGTCTTCTTCCGGACTCAGCGAAGAGGAAATCGACAAGATGGTGAGAGATGCCGAGGCCAATGCCGAAGCGGATAAGGCTCAGAAGGAAGCTATCGAGGCGAGAAATAACGCTGATAACCTGATCTACTCAACAGAAAAATCTCTGAAAGATTTCGGAGATAAGGTTTCCGAAGAAGATAAATCTAAAATCGAATCGGCCAAAGAGGATCTGAAAAAAGCTCTTGAAACAAATGATGCGGCTCAGATCAAAGAGAAAACCGAAGCGCTGGCTCAGGCTTCTCATAAACTGGCTGAAGAGATGTACAAAGCCCAGGCGGCTGAAGCGGGAGCTCAGGGAGCACCGGGAGCTGACCCGGGAGCACAGGCCGGAGAAAACCAGAAATCTGATGAAAACGCGGAAGACGCGGATTTTGAAGTCGTAGATTAAAAGGTAAGTTTTAACAGTGGCAAAACGCGATTATTATGAAGTTCTCGGAATTGAGAAAGGAGCTTCGCCGGAGGAAATCAAAAAAGCTTACAGGAAACTGGCTGTAAAATACCATCCCGACAGGAATCAGAATAATCCTGAAGCGGAGGCCAAGTTCAAGGAAGCTACGGAGTCCTATGAAGTTCTTTCCGATCCCCAGAAGAAGCAGGCTTACGACCAGTACGGTTTTGCCGGTGTGGACGGAATGGGCGGTCCCAGCTTTAACGCTTCCGCCTTTTCCGGATTCGAAGACATTTTCGGAGGAGATTTCTCCTCCATCTTCGATTCCTTCTTCGGAGGCGGCGGAAGGCGCGGCGGCGGCAGAAGAGGCGGTCCCGCAAGAGGTTCCGATCTGCGCTATGATATGGAGATCGATTTCCGTGATGCCGTATTCGGTACGGAACGGGAGATCGAGTTCGCTCATCATGCTCACTGTAAGAGCTGTGGCGGAAGCGGGGCCAAAGAAGGTTCCGGCAAAAAGACATGTACCATGTGCGGTGGGGCCGGACAGGTCCGGCGTTCATCGGGATTTTTCTCTATTGCCCAGCCCTGTCCCACTTGTAATGGAGAAGGGGTTATCATTGAGAATCCCTGTCCCTCATGCCGTGGTAAGGGCATAACAAGGGAAACCAGAAAACTGAAGGTAAAAGTCCCCGCCGGCATAGCTCCCGGTAAAAGGATCCGCCTCGGCGGTCAGGGAGATGCGGGACCTCAGGGAGGATCGGCAGGAGATCTCTATGTTGTAATCCATGTGAGAGAACATGAGTATTTCGAAAGAAGCGATAACGATCTTTACTGCGTTATACCCGTAACGTTCACACAGCTGGCTCTTGGAGCTGAAGTCTTTGTTAAGACTCTGGATAACAAGAAGATCAAGATCAAGATCGCCGCCGGTACGGATAACGGCAAGATGCTCAGAATCAAGAACGAAGGCGTCCCCTTCCTTCATGGAAACGGACGACGAGGCGACATGTATGTGAAGCTTCAGGTTCAGATTCCGAAGAAACTTAGCGGGAAAGAGAAGGATCTTCTCAAAGATTTTGCGGAGAAGCACGGCGAAGAAGAACAGCCCACGCCTATCAGGTTGAGAGATCTTTAAATGAATTTCTGATCTATTAAAATAACCGTCCGGAGAAACACCGGGCGGTTTTTTGTTTATAAGTCCACATTAATCATATAATTAGTGTAATAAGGACTTACTATGGAAATGGATGATCTGAAACAAAAACTCGCCGATATGGAATTCTCCTATATTTACGAAATGAAAACTCTTAATTTCCTCCTTGATGAAAAAGACAAAAATACGGTCATGCTCAATGAGATTGTCGATGCCGGCTTCCGGGAGATGCGGATGGCTCTCGATGAGCTGAAATCCGGCGTGAACCAGATTCTTGTAGCGATTCAGCAGATTGCCGTATCGGTGAGCGAACTGGTCGACTCCATAAATTTCCAGAGACAATCAGTGAAAAGGCTGTTGGAGCATAATGAAAAAGTTTCGGAAAGCAGTCGTCTCAGCAAAGATGAACAGCAGAATCTCAGCGGTGAGATCCTCCTGCTCCAGAAAAACTCATCAGTTATTATCGAGATGATCAATAACATTGACGATATCGCCGAGAGACTCGGAATCCTCAGCATCAACGGTGCCATCCAGGCAGCCAGAAGCGGCGAATTCGGTAAAGGCTTTGCCGTGGTGACGACGGAAATGCGCAAATTGTCGGAAAGTGTTATTGAAAATACCGCCAACCAGAAAAAAACGGCTGAAGGGATAATTTCTCTGATTAACCAGTCCGGGAAGAGCCAGAGAGTTGTTTCCGAAAGAACTGATGATGTTCTCGCGGCTGTGGAATCCGTGGCCTTGAATGTAGAGGAAATCAATTCCCAGATAGACCGGGTCGCAGAAAACTCCGAAGAGCTGTCGGCCACGGTTCAGGAGTTTTCCGCAACGATAGAACAGATTTCCAGGAATGTCGACAGTATTCACGGCATGATGGATTCCATCTTCCAGAACTATATAAAGGAAATGAATCTGAGCAATATCATAAGCGATACTTCCCGGAAAATGAAAGAAATATCAGCCGGGGAGACATCGATGGAAACTGCCTCCATGAAGCATATGAAATACATATATGACAGAATGACAGACGTAGAGGGAAACAGATATCTGGCTATGTGCCGAGTCTTTGTCGCCCTGCCTTTCGATGAGCTGCCTTCTTCCTACAGAGAGAACATCAATAATGAGCCGGGGTATGAGAGTTCCAGATATCTGTGCCTTGTCGGTACGGCCGGTGAGGATAAGTTGTGGAACCGCATTGAAGATTCGGAGGGACATAAGATTATCCGGCTTCCGGAGAGTAAGAGAGAACTTTCAGCCATGCCCATGCTGGATAAAGTATTCTCTTCTCTGGGTATGGACTACTCGAAAATTGTGAACCCTTCGAAAATGGATGCCGGCAATCTCATCGAGGGATATTACCTGGAAGAAGATGCTCCGGGCTCCCCTTATATTCCCGATAAGAAATTCCTGAGAGATTTCGGAATAAAGAGCCAGTTGAGTATCGGCGGCGTTCTTCCTTCCGGGATTGTCTTTACCTGCTTTCTTTTTTTCAAGGAAGATGTAAAGGTTCGAGATGCGGAAACAATCAAAATCCTGGCTCAGGTTATGCAGCTGTGCTATAAGCCCTTCGATCAGGTGGGCCAGTATTGGAATAAGCGATAATCTTCAATATATATAAAAAATTATATTATATGTGTATCCACTATCATCATGTTACAATTGAGATGATTTCAGGGAGGTACTCATGTCCGAAGTGAATCTGGATGGGGTTCGTAATATTCTTGGCCGAATTGATTTGTCTGAAAAACTGACTAATGGCAAAGTCAGACCCGATTATCTTATACCGCTTCTGCAGGATATTCAGGATGAATACGGCTATCTTCCCCGCCCGGCTCTTGAGCTTATAAGCCGTGAAGGCGGGATTCCCCTCAGCCGTATATTCGGTGTCGTTACATTTTATGAGCAGTTTTATCTCGAACCGAGAGGAAAACACATGGTTAAGTGCTGTCGCGGAACAGCCTGCCATGTTAAAAATGGTGCGAAAATCGCCTCGGCCATAAGCAAAGAGCTTGGTATCGAAGAAGGAGGCACGTCAGCTGACGGGCTGTTCACTTTTGAAACTGTTGCCTGCCTGGGGACCTGTTTCCTCGCTCCCGTAATGATGATAGACGATTCCTATTACGGGAATCTTGAAGAAAGCGATGTCAGAACAATTCTGGAACGCTACCGGGAAGGGGGAGTGAAATGACAGGAAGGGAACTGGAAAAACTCCGGAATGAAAATCTGGAACTGAAAAAGAAAACCGAAAAAAAGGTCTATATATGCACAACCGGATGCCGGGCTTCCGGATCACTCGATCTGGTCGATGAGTTTGAAAAAATCCGGAAGGAAAAAGGATTGGATGATTTCTTTGAGATCGTCCGGGCCGGTTGCCTCGGGCAGTGTTCAAAATCTCCTCTGATCCGTATGGAACCGGAAGGCTATTACTACGGCGGTGTTAAAAGGGAAGATGTGGCGGAAATCGTAGAAAAGACCGTTCTCAACGGTGAGCCGGTAAAACGGCTGATTCCGGGAGAAGGATTTTTTGCCCATCAGAAAAAAGAAGTCCTCTCAACCTGCGGCACTGTTGATCCCCGTAGTCTGGAGGACGCTGTTTCCAGGGGAGCCTATAAACAGGCAGCCAGGATGCTGGAGGAGATGAGTCCTCAGCAGGTTATCGATCAGGTTCTCGGATCGGGGCTTCGGGGACGGGGGGGGGCCGGTTTTCCCACCGGTCGGAAGTGGCAGTTCTGTCATGATTCACCCGGTGATGAAAAATACCTTATCTGCAATGCCGACGAGGGCGACCCCGGAGCTTTTATGGACAGAGCCCTTCTTGAAGGAAGCCCCCACCAGTTGATCGAAGGGATGATCATCGCCGCCTATGCGATCGGCGCTAACACGGGCTTTGTCTATGTCCGGGCGGAATACCCCATCGCTGTGGAGCATATCACTCTGGCGGTCAAACAGGCCGAAGAGAGGGGTTTTCTCGGTGAGAAAATCTTCGGTTCCGATTTTAATTTTAAAATGATTATCCGGAAAGGGGCCGGGGCCTTTGTCTGCGGTGAAGAGACCGCTCTTATCGCTTCGCTGGAAGGAAAGAGAGGAATGCCCCGTCCCAGGCCGCCTTTTCCAGCTGTGAGCGGCTATATGGGCAAACCCACCAATATCAACAATGTGGAAACTCTTGCCAATATTCCCCTTATTCTGGAAAAGACCGGTGAGGGGTACAGCGAGACGGGCACGGAAAACAGCAAGGGAACGAAGATTTTCGCGCTGGCCGGCGATGTGAACAATACGGGTCTTGTGGAAGTCCCCATGGGCATATCGCTTCGGGAGATCATTTTCGATATCGGGGAGGGTATTCCCAAGGGGCGTCAGTTCAAGGCGGCCCAGCTGGGTGGTCCTTCGGGAGGATGTGTCCCCGGGGAGTTTCTCGATCTGCCTATAGATTATGAATCGCTCAAACAGGTCGGTGCCATTATGGGGTCCGGCGGTCTGATCGTCATGGATGATAAGAGCTGCATGGTCGATATGGCCCGTTATTTCCTGGAGTTTATACAGAAAGAATCCTGCGGGAAGTGCGTGCCCTGCCGCGTGGGGTCACGCCATATGCTGGATATCCTGGAGAGAATCTGTCATGGAAAGGGAGAGGAGGGCGATATCGAAAAGCTCGAGGAGCTGGCCGAAACGGTTAAGACATCATCTCTCTGCGCCCTGGGACAGACGGCGCCCAATCCCGTTCTGACGACTCTCCGCTATTTCAGGCATGAGTATGAAGAGCATATCCATGATAAGACATGCCGCGCCGGGGTCTGTACCGATCTGGTTTCCTATTGTATCGATGAGGAAAAATGTGTGGGATGCGGCGTCTGTTTGAAAAACTGTCCTGTCGACGCCATTTCCGGTGAGAAGAAAAAGGCTCATATCATCGATCATGCGATCTGTATCAGCTGCGGCATGTGCGTCGATGTCTGCAAGTTCGATGCGGCGGCAGTGTGCTGAGGAGGGGTTTGTGAATAGTGTAAATATCAGAATAAACGGAAAAGATATAATATGCCCGGAAGGCGCCAATGTTATGCATGTCGCCATCGAAAAGGGCTTCGATATTCCCAATCTCTGCTACGATCAGCGGTTGAGTCCCACCGGCGCCTGCCGGCTCTGCATCGTTGAGATGGAAGGACGTCCCGGCGTTCACACCTCCTGTACGATGAAGGCTGCTGAGGGACTCTCCATAACCACCGAATCGGAAAAACTCAGCGCCTTGAGAAAGTCGACGCTGGAACTGATCTTCAGCGAGCATAAAGCGACCTGCACATCCTGCGACCGGGAGGGAGCCTGTTCTCTTCAGGATTATGCCTACCGGTACGGGGCGGCGGAGGATCGTTTCCCCTCCATTGTGAAAGGCGGTCTTTCGGATAACTACACCGAAGGCGGAATCGCCATCGGATACGATGTGGAAAAATGCATCCGCTGTATGCGCTGCGTGAAAATCTGCGACGAGGTTCAGGGCGCCGAGGCTATCACACTTGAAGGGCGTTCCGGGAATGTGGTCGTCAATACACCTTTCAGCATGCTTCTGACCGATTCAAGCTGTGAAATGTGCGGCCAGTGTGTCGATACCTGTCCGACAGGAGCGCTCTACGCCAAAGCGGCCAAAGGCAAAGGACGGGTGAGAACCATGGAGAAAGTCCGGACCACCTGTCTTTATTGCGGTGTCGGTTGTCAGCTCGATCTGAATATCGGAGCTGACGGGAAACTGGTCAAGGTGACCAGCGAGCCGGGTGTCATTCCCAATGACGGGAATACCTGCGTCAAAGGGCGGTTCGGCTTCGATTTCATCCACCGGGACGAACGGCTGACTGTGCCGCTGATCCGCGAAGGAGAGGCTTTCCGCGAATCGACCTGGGATGAAGCTTTCGATCTGGTGGCCAGACGGTTTTCCGGGATAAAAGAAAAACACGGAAGCGAAGCTCTGGCCGGTCTGACATCAGCCAAATCGGGTAACGAAGATAATTATATTATGCAGAAGTTTGTCCGGACACAGTTCGGAAATAACAACATAGACCACTGCGCCCGCTTGTGCCACGCGTCTACAGTCGCGGGACTGGCCCGTGCCTTCGGCAGCGGGGCCATGACCAACAGCATCGATGAGTTTTCCGACACACCGCTTATTTTCGTGATCGGTTCCAATACGACAGAAAACCATCCCGTTATGGGAATCAAGATCCGCAAGGCCGTAGCAGAGGGGAAAACGAAATTGATCGTCGCCGATCCGCGGAAGATTTCCCTGACCGATATCGCCCATATACATCTGCAGCAGAAACCGGGCTCCGATGTGGCTCTGATCAACGCCATGATGTACACCATCATCGATGAAAAACTCCACGATAGGGATTTCATAAAATCGCGGACGGAAGATTATGAGCTGATGGAAGCGGCGGTCATGAAATGTCCTCCCGAGTTCGCCGAAAAGGTGAGCGGCGTGCCGGCGGAAGATATCCGCGCGGCGGCCCGTCTCTATGCGGCGGCTGAAAGCGCGTCAATCGTCTACTCCATGGGAATTACGCAACACACCACCGGCACGGATAACGTCCTGTCTCTGGCCAATATGGCCATGCTGACGGGAAATGTGGGTAAACCCTTCGCGGGAGTCAATCCGTTGAGAGGGCAGAACAATGTTCAGGGCGCCTGCGATATGGGCGGACTGCCCGATGTTTATCCGGGATATCAGAAAGTGCATCTGCCTGAATCAAAAGCCAAATTCGAGAAAGCCTGGGGAGTCTCACTCTCCGACAAGCCCGGTCTTACGGTCAACGAGATTATGCACGATGTGGGTTCCGGGAAGATTAAAGGGCTCTATGTATTCGGGGAAAACCCCGTTCTGAGCGATCCCGATACCAATGAAGTGGTCAAATCTCTGAAAAAGACCGATTTTCTCGTTGTGCAGGATATCTTCCTGACCGAAACGGCCGAACTGGCTGATGTGGTCCTTCCCGCCCGGTCCTTCGCCGAGCGCGACGGTACTTTTACAAACACGGAGCGCCGGGTCCAGGTGTACCGCGAAGCGGTTTTGGCTCCCGGTGAATCGAAACCCGACTGGGAGATCATCACCGGAGTGGCCAACAGGATGGGTGCGGACTGGAATTACAATTCAGCCTCGGAGATTATGGACGAGATTGCTTCTGTGACACCGATCTACGGCGGGATCAGTTATGAGCGGATTGCCGATGTGGGACTTCAGTGGCCCTGTCCTGATAAGGAGCACAAAGGAACAGCTGTCCTTCACCAGGGAAAATTCTCCCGGGGACTGGGAAAATTTCACCCGGTCGATTATCTGCCCCAGCAGGAACTGCCCGATGAGGAATATCCCCTGATTCTCACAACCGGTCGGATGCTCCAGCACTGGCATACAGGGACCATGACCAGAAAGAGCGAGGTGCTTCACGGAATCGTTCCGGAAGGTCATATCCAGATCAGTCCCGCCGATGCCGGCCGGCTCGGAATCGGTCCTGAAGATAAGGTAAAAGTGAGCACGAGGCGCGGCGAAATCGAGATTGCCGCCGATGTAACTGACCGGATGAAAGAGGGCGTTGTATTCCTCACTTTCCACTTCAAGGAAAGCCCGGCCAATGCTTTGACCATCGCCGCTCTGGACCCGATCGCCAAGATTCCTGAGTTCAAAGCCTGTGCGGTCAAAATTGAAAAGATATGAGAAAAAAAGGCGGCTCCCCGGAAAGAGGTAGCCGCCTTTTTTCATGCTTCGATAAAAGGTGCGAGAAGCTCGCTCTTGTGATCTTCATCGCTATGGACCCGACAGATCCCTTTTCTGCTTCTTTCGTATCGGAAAGGCTGATGAATCTTCTTACCGTCGATAAAGTATTGCCCCTGTATAATCAGCCGCATCTCATCACCTTTTCTGTAATAAGTTGAGGACGGGGTAAACTGAAACTCCATCTTTACAATTTCTCCGGGAGAGACAGGCTCCCTGATATCAAAGTCGTGGTCCGGTGAATAGGGAAGACTCGTCTTTTCATTGACTTTTCTCAGAGATGTTCGCAAGGCCGTTTTGGCGACCAGATCATTCGGGAAACCGTATACACCTTCAAATTCCACTTCTTTTCCTTTGTGGAATTTCCGGATTCCAGCATAAATCGTCGCATCGTCGCAGTCCTGGTAACTGGTGTAGAGAGTCAGTTTCATCGGTCCTGTTATCTCACAATCCCTGTCAAAACGGTAAATGTATTCCAGAGCTTCCTTTTTCAGACGGAATCTCCGGGCCTCTTCTGAAGCGGGGGAGCTTTTTGATAGGATGGATGTACCGTTATCCAGATTTAGAGTTTTCCAAGTTATGTCAGCAGGCGGCCACTGATCGACATAGCGGACCTCTTTGACCTGATCTCCAAATTCCCGGACTTCAAGTCGGATTTTATCCGGTCCATCCCCTTGCGAGGGTATCCCCTTCAGGAACCGGTTGAAGAATCTGGCCATATGAGCTGTGGCTTCGGTACAGTAATATTCGGTCCACTCTCCGTTGCGGTGTGTGTAGAGCCATTTTTCGGAGGATCCGCTTCTCTCATAAACCCGCTGGCTCCCTCTGCTATGGAACATCTGGCAGGAGAAACTGACGCAGTTGAGCATGGGAACTTTTATGTTTTCAAAGTCGGCAACATAGGATTTCCAGAAATCGTCGCGAAGAGGATGGGCTGCTGAAATCTCTCCCAGATCCTCTCCGAAGCCGAACATTTGAAGCCTTTTAAAGAGGAAAGGAGTAAAGCCGATTTCCCGGATTCCTCCGCAGTAAAACCAGTCTTTGTATAGATCCGAGACCCCCTCCCAGGGGCATATTGCTTTCAGGTGGGGCGGATTCATCGCTGCTGTTCTGTACTGGTTTATCGCCAGGTAGGACACGCCTAT
Encoded here:
- the fdhF gene encoding formate dehydrogenase subunit alpha; this encodes MRRQCAEEGFVNSVNIRINGKDIICPEGANVMHVAIEKGFDIPNLCYDQRLSPTGACRLCIVEMEGRPGVHTSCTMKAAEGLSITTESEKLSALRKSTLELIFSEHKATCTSCDREGACSLQDYAYRYGAAEDRFPSIVKGGLSDNYTEGGIAIGYDVEKCIRCMRCVKICDEVQGAEAITLEGRSGNVVVNTPFSMLLTDSSCEMCGQCVDTCPTGALYAKAAKGKGRVRTMEKVRTTCLYCGVGCQLDLNIGADGKLVKVTSEPGVIPNDGNTCVKGRFGFDFIHRDERLTVPLIREGEAFRESTWDEAFDLVARRFSGIKEKHGSEALAGLTSAKSGNEDNYIMQKFVRTQFGNNNIDHCARLCHASTVAGLARAFGSGAMTNSIDEFSDTPLIFVIGSNTTENHPVMGIKIRKAVAEGKTKLIVADPRKISLTDIAHIHLQQKPGSDVALINAMMYTIIDEKLHDRDFIKSRTEDYELMEAAVMKCPPEFAEKVSGVPAEDIRAAARLYAAAESASIVYSMGITQHTTGTDNVLSLANMAMLTGNVGKPFAGVNPLRGQNNVQGACDMGGLPDVYPGYQKVHLPESKAKFEKAWGVSLSDKPGLTVNEIMHDVGSGKIKGLYVFGENPVLSDPDTNEVVKSLKKTDFLVVQDIFLTETAELADVVLPARSFAERDGTFTNTERRVQVYREAVLAPGESKPDWEIITGVANRMGADWNYNSASEIMDEIASVTPIYGGISYERIADVGLQWPCPDKEHKGTAVLHQGKFSRGLGKFHPVDYLPQQELPDEEYPLILTTGRMLQHWHTGTMTRKSEVLHGIVPEGHIQISPADAGRLGIGPEDKVKVSTRRGEIEIAADVTDRMKEGVVFLTFHFKESPANALTIAALDPIAKIPEFKACAVKIEKI
- a CDS encoding CocE/NonD family hydrolase, translating into MMKALIKKNSPLQIKDKISNLIKPKNYLIKKMSANVKVIRDIQIPMRDGHTLSANLYMPNREGKFPPLLHLDPTRKDVTCKNGYMHIQYRFARQPGQLVFSDETGFEAPDPDFWVANGFAVLHIDKRGFGTSPPGREPQPFFGQKEIEDIYDAVEWAGVQEWSNGNVGLIGVSYLAINQYRTAAMNPPHLKAICPWEGVSDLYKDWFYCGGIREIGFTPFLFKRLQMFGFGEDLGEISAAHPLRDDFWKSYVADFENIKVPMLNCVSFSCQMFHSRGSQRVYERSGSSEKWLYTHRNGEWTEYYCTEATAHMARFFNRFLKGIPSQGDGPDKIRLEVREFGDQVKEVRYVDQWPPADITWKTLNLDNGTSILSKSSPASEEARRFRLKKEALEYIYRFDRDCEITGPMKLTLYTSYQDCDDATIYAGIRKFHKGKEVEFEGVYGFPNDLVAKTALRTSLRKVNEKTSLPYSPDHDFDIREPVSPGEIVKMEFQFTPSSTYYRKGDEMRLIIQGQYFIDGKKIHQPFRYERSRKGICRVHSDEDHKSELLAPFIEA
- the nuoF gene encoding NADH-quinone oxidoreductase subunit NuoF, with product MTGRELEKLRNENLELKKKTEKKVYICTTGCRASGSLDLVDEFEKIRKEKGLDDFFEIVRAGCLGQCSKSPLIRMEPEGYYYGGVKREDVAEIVEKTVLNGEPVKRLIPGEGFFAHQKKEVLSTCGTVDPRSLEDAVSRGAYKQAARMLEEMSPQQVIDQVLGSGLRGRGGAGFPTGRKWQFCHDSPGDEKYLICNADEGDPGAFMDRALLEGSPHQLIEGMIIAAYAIGANTGFVYVRAEYPIAVEHITLAVKQAEERGFLGEKIFGSDFNFKMIIRKGAGAFVCGEETALIASLEGKRGMPRPRPPFPAVSGYMGKPTNINNVETLANIPLILEKTGEGYSETGTENSKGTKIFALAGDVNNTGLVEVPMGISLREIIFDIGEGIPKGRQFKAAQLGGPSGGCVPGEFLDLPIDYESLKQVGAIMGSGGLIVMDDKSCMVDMARYFLEFIQKESCGKCVPCRVGSRHMLDILERICHGKGEEGDIEKLEELAETVKTSSLCALGQTAPNPVLTTLRYFRHEYEEHIHDKTCRAGVCTDLVSYCIDEEKCVGCGVCLKNCPVDAISGEKKKAHIIDHAICISCGMCVDVCKFDAAAVC